Part of the Triticum urartu cultivar G1812 chromosome 2, Tu2.1, whole genome shotgun sequence genome, GCCATTTATTCTGGAAACTGATGCTTCAGGGAAGGGAATTGGAGCTGTTCTGATGCAACAGGGCAGGCCAATATCTTATTATAGTGCATCCCTATGCCCTAGAAATGCTGCTATGTCCACATATGAAAAAGAAGCCCTGGCTATTTTGGAGGCATTAAAAAGATGGAGACACTACTTGTTAGGGAAAGAGTTGATCATTAAAACTGACCAACAATCCCTAAAATTCATAACTGATCAGAAAATCACTAAAGGGGTGCGGCACAAACTAATGATGAAGTTGCTGGAGTTCAACCTCACTATTCAGTATAAAAAGGCATTCAAAACAAGGTAGCTGATGCACTATCTAGAGTTCTTCCTAAATGTATGGCTCTTTCTGCAGTTACTCCTACTTGGGCAGAAGATCTACTGGCAAGTTATCAACAAGACCCCAACAGTTTGCAGTTACTGGAAAAACTACttcttcaagggagtaatacatTACCAGATTACTCTCTTGCAGCTGGAATTATAAGATACAAGGGAAAAAAAATTGTGGGCAACTCACCTGAACTGCAGCAAAAATTACTTGCAGCCTTGCACAATTCTCCCGTAGGAGGTCATTCAGGGAGGAGAGCAACCTATCACAGAGTGAAAGGCATTTTCTACTGGCCTGGCCTCAAGGCAGCTGTAGAAGCCTTCATTGCTGCCTGTCCTGTTTGTCAGAGAGCCAAGCATGAGAACTGCTTGCAACCTGGACTGCTAGAACCTCTGCCTATTGCTGATATGGCTTGGCAGCACATCTCAATGGATTTTATTAAGGGTTTGCCCAAATCTCAAGGGAAGGATGTGATACTGGTAGTAGTGGATAGGTTTACAAAATATTCTCACTTCATACCACTGTCTCATCCTTATTCAGTTATGAGTGTGGCTCAAGCATTTGTGGACACTATAATTAGACTGCATGGTCCTCCCAAACTCATTATATCTGACAGGGATAGAATCTTTACCAGCCAACTCTGGAAAGACATCTTTTCTGCATTAAAAGTGGACCTCAGATACAGTTCTGCCTATCACCCTCAAACTGACGGCCAGACTGAGCGTGTTAATCAATGTCTGGAGACTTACCTGAGATGCATGACTACCTCTGCTCCTACAAAGTGGTTATCCTGGCTCTCTCTAGCAGAATTCTGGTATAATTCTACTTACCACACTACTATTCAAATGTCCCCCTTCCAAGCCTTGTATGGATTCCCTCCTCCCCTCATCTCAGAGTTGGCAATACCTGGACCTGAAGATGAAGAAGCACAGGATTTCCTATCTGCCAAACAACAGATTTTACAGCAACTCAAAGACAATCTGGTGCTAGCACAAAACAGAATGAAGAAGTTTGCTGATACTAAGAGAATTGAGAGGAGTTTCCAAGTTGGGGACCCAGTTTACTTAAAAATGGCTCCTTACAGATTAGCAGCATTTGGATTCAGAGGTGCTTTGAAGTTAGAAAACAAATATTATGGTCCTTTCTTGGTCATTCAGAGAGTGGGCAATGCAGCTTATAAATTGCAGTTGCCTAGTGGAGTTCAAATACATCCGGTGTTTCATGTCAGCCAGTTAAAGAAACACATTGGGGATAAATCAATACCTGATCCTAATCTACCACTTGTCAACCAGGATGGAACAGTGAAAATGGGACCAGAGGAAGTTTTAGAGGTTCGACAAGTTCCTCGACAAAATATGCCAGTGGTGCAATGGCGTATCAAATGGATCAACTTGTCATCGGAAGATGCAACTTGGGAAGACGCGGATTTTATCAAGTATACATTTCCGGAGTTCTTCAACAACACTACAAGAGCATGGCATGAAGCAGCAGTATCGTCGTGAGGTCACGTCGAAACTCAAGGAGGGGGCAATGTCAGGCTCGCTGTGGTTGCAGTTATATCTTCAGATAGTGTAACAGTTAGGTTCAGTAGTTGGATGGCTGAGATCGCTCCTCACCTCTCCAGTGTGCGTCGCTAGCCGTTAGATTTCACTGTACCGTTTCATTGCCATTACTGTTATTTTTCTGGCTGTTGCCAGCACTCTCTCCACCTATTAAAGCAGCCGGGTTGTGGCTGTCTTGAAAGAGAATCTTCTGTGAGAATTGCCGTGATGGCTAAGTAAACATATAGCTAATACAAACACCTTAGATCTGGGCGAGTTTTCCCCATTTTCTCCCTAATGTTTCTCAGGTTGTGATCTGAAATTATAGCTCGGTCCTGACACTGTGCCGAACCATCGAGGCGGCAGAGGAAGATGATATGTATGATGTATCGTGCAAGCATAGCATAGGACCAGCTACATGGAGAGACACACACCACCCATGTACTGCAGGCGGCCGGACCTGACCATGTCCACCAATGGCTTCGACGATGGCATGATCGACATGGTGCTGCAGCTGCTCTGTCCACCCAACGACGCCTTTTCTCTCATCAGGTTCTTTCTTCTGCCGGTCTGAATCCAACTTATTTCTTTCTATTGTACAATGCACTCCAAGTGTTCGATGAATTGTTTGACTCATTTTCTTTACTCACGGGAAGGCAGAGTTCAAACAGATGGACAAAGATGAGAATATTTAATGTGGTTTAATCTGCAAGGTATACTTGAGTCTATATAATGATCTGAACTCAGGAATATTAATGTTGCGGCTAAGGGGAAAATCCAAAGCTAGGATTATTTGTTCGTGTTTGCGATTTGCAAGTGTCGTGCTGGTACAGCCCGTCCTCGTTAAATTACAAAGGCACACCCTACTTACTGATTATGGATGAAATGTTTGAAGCTGAAGTTAGTTCACAAATAAAAGTTACTGATTATGGGTGAAACGTTTGAAGCTCTTATGCATCTAAGGCTATCACATCTGAAATGTTTGAGGCTCTTATGCTCATAAACAAACTGTGTAACAGCACTTCGTACAGTTTAGGTGTTGTCATTGAAAGCAAGTGCAAGTGCCAGTGAAGTTTAGCCCTAGAAATGCAAATGCTAATCCTTGCAAATAGAGATTAAAATAGTAGCTAGTCTTGCCAGGGAATACAAGGTTGTACGATGCACAGAAGAAAAGAAACGCTGAAAACAGAATCTCAGGAAAATTAACCCTGCAAGAAAAATATGATGTCAGTTACAGTCTAGCGTATAGTATATCTTATAGTAAGATTGCCCATAACCTTGACTCAGAGGTTTACCTGTCTCTTAATCTTTTTCTGGTTTTCTGAAGCAAGGGAACCTTGTTATCTTCAAAATTGTTCCCTGTCTTCTTTGTCACGACCCACTCATTAAACTCTGAGAATTCGAATAGACCAACCAGTGCAGCTCTCGTGCGGTGCATTGTCATCACACTCTCAAACAAAATCCAAAATGGCAGAAGGTGTATATTTCTGCAGAGTTGGTTTTAAGGACATTAAATTTTTTGTATGTGGAGAAGCGGATATGAGTAATATCAGATTGTAAATGAAAGCACGTCTTGAGAAACTTACTTTGGATTTCTTATGGCTGTTACCACTAGAAGTACCGCGGGAATATATGCGACGCCCCAGACTGGTAGGTATAGTTCTGGGATCATGACTGATAATGGAACTATGATATTTGAGAGAATACATGCGACAGCAGGGGCCACAACTCTCCGAACAAATAAGAAGCTATAGAGCATATAAAACTTCTTGACGACAGACACATCCTAATGAAACAACAATGGGAGGGATAATTTTCAGTTTTCTTTAAGTATTTTGTTTTAGAGCCAATGAGGGAGAAAAGAACCCTACCTTAGAAGTCAAAATATCTATTGCTACTTTTCGGAATAAATTTGCACCACCACAAGCCCACCGGAATTGCTGTCGACAGTAGGCCTTGTAACTGGATGGCAATTCACTCTTAACCTGCATTGTATTTGCACAGTCAATTGATTGCATCAAACTATTATACTTTCAACAAAATTGTTGTGGTATAAAATCTACTCACTCTGATATCCCCGACATATATAAATTTCCAACCCTTTAGGGTGGCTCGAATTGCCAAGTCCATGTCTTCAACTGTAGTGCGGTCCTTCCAACCTCCTGCCTCTTTGATGGCTGCTGTACGCCACACTCCAGCGGTTCCTTGGTTTACAACAGAAATTCCTTGAGACAATCATTTATTTTCAAATCTATGTTCTAGAGGTTTTTGTCTTTTTCTTTGTGGCTTAGAATCCGTAAGTTGTAAAAATGTGTACCATTGAAGCTGAAGAAGGCAAAGGTTGCTGATCCTGCTTCTTGCTCAACTTTGAAATGGTAATCGAAGAACATCTTTTGTATCCTCGTCAACAGGCTCACGGTGCCATTCACTGCAAAATTCTGTCAATTAAGAATCGATCAATTCAATCAGAGCAATAAAACACCATCATGTTTGCGGAGTGGTACATTAGCACTATTTTGCATGCCAAATTTCTTGGAATTGTCTCTGTACCTCGTTTCCAGCGCCGCATGAACGATAAGACGAGATAAGGTGAGCATGCTTTAGATGATCATGGAATGCAACGTTTCTTTTGCATGACAGAATCAAGTTTTTATttattacatgcatagttccgTTTGGTTTTGAAAACAGTGCTTCCGTAAATTTTTCGAATGAGGTCTACATTTTCTTTGTGGTGAACTGATGATGTTCTGAAATATTTGAAGCATATATGACAAGTGCAAACATATAGGATGAAATAAATTATAATGCAGTTTCCATTTCATGACCTAATGAAAACTGCCTTGTGATAGACTTGCAGCTGTAAAGCTGGAAAGAGGAATGCTCCAGAGCTAATAGGAAATGGGAGTGTTTACCGAAGGACCACCGAGCTTGAACAAGAGCAACTTTTGGATTGTGCACGAAGAACGGGATTGTTCTGAGAAGGAAGTCTGGTTCAGGCTGGAAATCAGCATCAAATATGGCAACATATTCACACTGCCTGGCATAGTCACATTCCATTCCCTTCTTCAGGGCTCCTGCTTTGAACCCCTTCTGGCCGCTTCTTGGGGCGTACTTAATGTTCAGACCCTTGGTCACCCAGGTTTCGCATTCAAGCTCCACCAAATTCTGCAGAAAGAAGAAAGCAATCAGCATAAACTGCAAATTCGGTGCCACATAGTTCAGTCTAGAAGCGCATCTTggagcaactccaacgggccgacccaaacggacggcaTTTTTATCCGtttttttgtccgtttgggtcggccgcccGCCCGCCGTCCACCCTCTTTTAGTTTTGGGTCGACAGTGCGCCCAACGGGCCGATCCATTTCATGACCGCGCGCGTTTAAGATCATGCCGTCTGGAGCGCGGGAAAGGTTCGCGCGCGCGGGGAAAAGCGGCCTAGAGCACGCTGGTTTTGGCGCTCCAGCGTGCGAAAAAGGTTCGCGCGCGCGCCGCGGCCGGCGCTCGTTATAAAGAAGGCGAGGAGGAGCTCGTTATAAAGAAGGCGCTCCCTCCACACTCTGTCCACCGCCCACTCTCGCTGCCTCTGCGCCACCATGTCGATCTGCCGCCTGAGCGCTTCGGATTTTTGCGGAGTTCGCGAGCGCCGCTCCGGCGCCTTCTCCTCCGAGATCTGGTTTTGCGAGAAACGTCTCGTCCTTGGCACCTTCGACACCACAGAGGAGGCGGCCCGCGCGCACAACACGGCGGCGTGGCGCCTCCTGAGGCCTCGTCGGGATATGAATTTTTCCAACGTGTCAAGCCAGCGGGCGCAGGATCTGGCGCCTCTCCTGCGACTTTTCACCGACGAGGATCGTCGTGTCCACCAGAGGCGGCAGCGTCGCCTCGCCATCGCAGAGAAGGACGTGGAAGCCTTGGTGGTGTGGCGCGGAGGCTTCCCCCAGGACATCGTCGACGAGCGCCAGTTCTACAAGCAATTGAGATCGGAGAGGGACGCGAGGAGGAGGGAGTGAGCCGCCTATCGGGAGGACAAGCGTTCGCGGAAGGAGGCAGCTCAATTGAAACTGAAGCTACGAGAAACGTCGGGTTGGGACTTTGAAGACGAGCAGCTTGCTGACGCTTACCTTcagacgtcggaggaggacattacCGAGTCGGAGTTAGAAAACGACGAGTAGTGGTCTTTTTCTTTTATCTGTGTACGCTAGAACTATCTATGTACTGAAAAAATGGCTGGCGGCGTCGGCGACGTAGCAGGCGGGCGAGGGGTGTTAATCCACAGTGCCACCGACAAGCGGGCCCGGTGAGGAAAGAGGGCGAGCGCGAGCGCGCGCGCGTCCGTTTTTtgtccgcgccgacgcaaatcAGGCTCAAAAATGGACCGGGAATGGGTCGGCAGGCGGACGAAAGCGGGCGCGCGTCCGTTTAGGTCGGCGGTTGAGCCGGCTTTTTTGTCCGTGCTGGCCCAAATGGACGGTCGCGAACAAAATGGATTGCCCCATTAGAGTTGCTCTTAGCATGGCACATTCTACAACTGACTGAACTGCGAAACTGGAGCAGCTTGACAAGTCAGCATGTGCCAAGGTCTCCGCTTGCAATTGAAGAACTTGTCAGGAAAGGTTTTGTGTTGTTGCTATGCCGCCACAAATGGTCTTTGTTGTAATTGGATAACATTATACTGTATAAATCTAGTGGGGGATGATACAGATTCGATTGTCACTGTTAAGGTGAGGTCTGCCTACTTACTACACTAACAGACATTTGTTTGGGAGGCCACCCCTGCTTTATCTTAAGGTGCATGTCAATTAGTATTTTTTTTGGGAGTACGTCTAGACGTATCATAGCTTTATAAAAGGCATAATTGTAAGTATAAAAAGACTACCGCTTACTGCAAATAGCGAGCGTAGCACATATACCACCAGGCATGTCAATTAGTATCTCAACCCTAAAGAGAGTTGAAAACCTGTTATCCTCGTTTATGCATCATTATATTGCCTAAACTCTCTACTAAAACAGGCTTCACCTTTCCCTGAAATGAACCTTTATGAAATATCAAATGATTTTTTTGTCGTGTGTATGGCATGCAACAATCTATTGTTCAAAAGAAGAGCAACTTTGAATATACTATGGAGGGTGACAGGTAAATGCTTTCGATCCAAATTTATTGGTAATTGCTTGTAATCGGGCGTCCGGTCCGCCTCTCATCTTGGTCAACATGCGAGCTTGCCACGTGCCCAGTGTGCCCCATGCAGTCTCATGCCTTGTTCCTTCACACTCGCGTCGTTCTCATTCACCCATCCACACCCCATCTTTGTTCCGCTCTCTCGCTCAACCCTGAACAAAACCGCACGCCGTTCGCCGTAGGCCGGCGGACCACCTCGTGCACACAATCGAGGCCAAAGGGGGAGATGCACATTGACCTCATTGTTGAAATATATTGTCCGTCTCTCTCCATCAGTTCAAATTTTTAGATGAATTGGCTGGAGCATGAATTCATATGGTATCTAAGCTAGGAGGTTTTGAGTTTAAGACTCTGCCGAAGCAGTAATAATAAAAAAAGATTCTATGGCTACATAAATCACGTGAGGGTGATGATGTTGCAAGCTAGGGCGGCGAGTGGTTCTGTGACCACGATCGTGCGGTCCTATGAGCTGGTGCATGGGCGCTACAATGCCAGCGAGGGCGATGGCCATGGGGTCGCTAGCTCTCCAAGTCCAAAGGATGTTGTGAGGGCAAAGGAGCAACGCATGGGGGGATTTTTGTTGGTTTTGCTCCATGAATACGTTGCAACCGTTCAGAAGGGGGGAGAGGGCAATGCAACGAGAATGACAACTGCTCTGATCGAACGAATATGTGTGGGGCCATCCAACGGCTCCCGAGGTGACCGATCGGTTAGACATGTGTCTAGAAACAACCAATTCATATGAGGCAGGCCTAATTTATGTGCTCCTTTATTAACAACGGCAGGTTCAACTCACTTATTTGGGAGGGGTTCCCCTAAAATAGGGAACCTATGTTAGTGTTTCGGTTCCCTATTTTTTTCTAAAATAAAATAGGCAAGTTACAACATGCATGTATGTGGTAGAGTATATAGGGGCAGTGGTGCTTAAAATAATTTATTCAGCGGAAGGAAATCTTTACTTCAACAATTATCCTGTCTACCTGTATATGGAGCAGCCATACAAACAGGATGAGTTAAGCCTGCCTTAATTCTTTAGAGCTAAACGATAATGGATGTTTAGAAGATTCTTTTAGTAGGAGGTAATATTCCTTTCAATACCGAGGCTTCCACGATAACTTCATCAATCTTAGGCCCTTCCCAATGCTCCACCTTGTACAGGTGCTAAGATTGTCAACTAAGCAAAAAATATGATGTGGCATGCTAgttaagaagagagagagagtagTATGGTGACCCCAGGAATAAACGGCGCTAAGCACGTGTACCTAGGTGGAAGCACAATTCTAAGTCTACAGCAAATTAAATGCACGAAGCTTAGCACCCAAAAGCTTATCACCTTTGCATTGtggacttgagttgctaaggcATTTAATATGCTTaacacctcatctaagcacctttgcattggggagggggggggggtgtgtCTTAAAGCTCTGCAACTTAGACACGATATTCAATGGCCGTTGTGGGAGTAAACAAGTTCTTCACTTCATAATATAGTGCACCCATGCTTTTCAAGATTTAACACtgatcataaatttaaccaacatGGATGACTACGATAGATATCtttgaattcgtattcgaaagaaaAATTCCAAAGGTATAACTTTTTAGTAAAATGATTTATGTGTTATTAGTCTAATTTATGATCAAAGTTAAATTTTGAAAAGTGTAAGCGCGCTACATTatagaatggagggagtatgtgaTACTAGTGTGAACTTATGTAAGTCTACTTTGTAATCGGTGTTTCACGTTTCGTAAAGTGAGGTTCATACTTTAATAGCCGTGGTGTGAGTACGTATGCGTGATAGTATGAGTAGGAGTATGTGCATGTGTGCACATCAACAGCGTAATCGATATTTTAAAACAAAATGTACCTTGATTAACGGATCGGTGGAATTGTCCAGCACTTGGACGATCATCCTGTCCTTTGGCCACTTGAGCTCACATGCCGCCCCGATTGACAGCTTGTACACCTACACGCAGCTCCACCACATGAAATA contains:
- the LOC125541196 gene encoding probable glucomannan 4-beta-mannosyltransferase 7 isoform X2; amino-acid sequence: MEAGEIGGALLFVLAAAAAVLAAVSTGAVDFSHPPAVGGQLDFQETISWFTGVYNGASYSSGAGAVSLAEVHELWVRVRGRVIAPALQVTVWACMVMSVMLAVEALYNCVVSLGVKAIGWRPEWRFKWEPLAGDEEKGSAHYPMVLVQIPMYNELEVYKLSIGAACELKWPKDRMIVQVLDNSTDPLIKNFAVNGTVSLLTRIQKMFFDYHFKVEQEAGSATFAFFSFNGTAGVWRTAAIKEAGGWKDRTTVEDMDLAIRATLKGWKFIYVGDIRVKSELPSSYKAYCRQQFRWACGGANLFRKVAIDILTSKDVSVVKKFYMLYSFLFVRRVVAPAVACILSNIIVPLSVMIPELYLPVWGVAYIPAVLLVVTAIRNPKNIHLLPFWILFESVMTMHRTRAALVGLFEFSEFNEWVVTKKTGNNFEDNKVPLLQKTRKRLRDRVNFPEILFSAFLFFCASYNLVFPGKTSYYFNLYLQGLAFAFLGLNFTGTCTCFQ
- the LOC125541196 gene encoding probable glucomannan 4-beta-mannosyltransferase 7 isoform X1, whose protein sequence is MEAGEIGGALLFVLAAAAAVLAAVSTGAVDFSHPPAVGGQLDFQETISWFTGVYNGASYSSGAGAVSLAEVHELWVRVRGRVIAPALQVTVWACMVMSVMLAVEALYNCVVSLGVKAIGWRPEWRFKWEPLAGDEEKGSAHYPMVLVQIPMYNELEVYKLSIGAACELKWPKDRMIVQVLDNSTDPLIKNLVELECETWVTKGLNIKYAPRSGQKGFKAGALKKGMECDYARQCEYVAIFDADFQPEPDFLLRTIPFFVHNPKVALVQARWSFVNGTVSLLTRIQKMFFDYHFKVEQEAGSATFAFFSFNGTAGVWRTAAIKEAGGWKDRTTVEDMDLAIRATLKGWKFIYVGDIRVKSELPSSYKAYCRQQFRWACGGANLFRKVAIDILTSKDVSVVKKFYMLYSFLFVRRVVAPAVACILSNIIVPLSVMIPELYLPVWGVAYIPAVLLVVTAIRNPKNIHLLPFWILFESVMTMHRTRAALVGLFEFSEFNEWVVTKKTGNNFEDNKVPLLQKTRKRLRDRVNFPEILFSAFLFFCASYNLVFPGKTSYYFNLYLQGLAFAFLGLNFTGTCTCFQ